In one window of Caloenas nicobarica isolate bCalNic1 chromosome 34, bCalNic1.hap1, whole genome shotgun sequence DNA:
- the SCN1B gene encoding sodium channel subunit beta-1: MLLGGLSLLLGLLMAGGAQGGCVEVASGTEAVLGEPFRLLCIACKRRSETPAQAEGEWFFRGEGEPQFQKILQYSPEEGQWVAPGPFLGVLSWNGSRGTRDLQDLSVRLSAVGRPHAGLYVCRLRRNLTFEGYVYSLARNKTLRLAVVETARRDLASIVSEILMYVLIVVLTLWLAAEMLYCYRKVAAAAPPPDSASEYLAITSESKENCAGVQVAE; this comes from the exons ATGTTGCTCGGCGGCCTCTCGCTGCTCCTCGGGCTCCTCATGG ccgGGGGGGCCCAGGGGGGCTGCGTGGAGGTGGCGTCGGGGACCGAGGCGGTTTTGGGGGAGCCGTTCCGCCTGCTCTGCATCGCCTGCAAGCGCCGCAGCGAGACCCCGGCCCAGGCTGAGGGCGAGTGGTTCTTCCGTGGGGAGGGGGAGCCCCAGTTCCAGAag ATCCTGCAGTACAGCCCGGAGGAGGGGCAGTGGGTGGCCCCGGGCCCGTTTCTCGGGGTGCTGTCCTGGAACGGCTCGCGGGGCACGCGGGACCTGCAGGACCTGTCCGTGCGGCTGTCGGCCGTGGGGCGCCCCCACGCCGGGCTCTACGTGTGCCGCCTGCGCCGCAACCTCACGTTCGAGGGCTACGTCTACAGCCTGGCCCGCAACAAGACGCTGCGCTTGGCCGTCGTGGAGAcgg CGCGCCGGGACCTGGCGTCCATCGTGTCCGAGATCCTGATGTACGTGCTGATCGTGGTGCTGACGCTCTGGCTGGCGGCCGAGATGCTCTACTGCTACCGCAAGGTggcggccgccgcgccgccccccgaCAGCGC ctcGGAATATTTGGCCATCACGTCGGAGAGCAAAGAAAACTGCGCGGGGGTGCAGGTGGCCGAGTAG